A genomic segment from Dietzia psychralcaliphila encodes:
- a CDS encoding Bug family tripartite tricarboxylate transporter substrate binding protein, producing MRQHLARIVTVVLAVGLTTVAVTDASSSGGGDNARTQLNIIAPAAPGGGWDTFGREAQQALMSNGIVNAVRVRNVPGAAGTIGLTQFVQLAGRTDSLLVTGGVMVGGVILQDSDATLEDTTPIARLADDYNVLVVPANSPYQTLDEFMAAWRERPGMAIAGGSLGSIDHLLTGMLADAAGIDPSLTNYIAYAGGGEVVRAMISGSAVGAISSANDFAAQIEVGELRALGISSATPLEEIPTQTFIEQGVDVSMSNWRGLVAPPDIPDEVRDELIAILTEMRDTEEWRDTLDRNDWTDSFMAGEQFERFLDAEVASTEEIIKELGQ from the coding sequence ATGCGACAACACCTTGCCCGCATCGTGACCGTGGTACTAGCCGTCGGGCTGACCACGGTCGCGGTGACCGATGCCAGCAGCTCGGGCGGCGGCGACAACGCGCGGACACAACTGAACATCATCGCGCCGGCCGCCCCCGGCGGCGGGTGGGACACATTCGGCCGAGAGGCACAGCAGGCCCTGATGTCCAACGGGATCGTCAACGCCGTCCGCGTCCGCAACGTCCCCGGGGCGGCCGGCACCATCGGACTGACCCAGTTCGTGCAACTCGCCGGACGCACCGATTCGCTCCTGGTCACCGGCGGCGTGATGGTGGGCGGAGTGATCCTGCAGGATTCCGACGCCACGCTCGAAGACACGACGCCCATTGCACGTCTCGCGGACGACTACAACGTGCTCGTGGTCCCCGCGAACTCGCCCTATCAGACGCTGGACGAGTTCATGGCGGCATGGCGAGAGCGTCCGGGGATGGCGATCGCGGGCGGGTCCTTGGGGAGCATCGACCATCTGCTCACGGGAATGCTCGCCGACGCTGCCGGCATCGACCCGTCCCTGACCAACTACATCGCCTACGCCGGTGGCGGTGAGGTCGTGCGCGCGATGATCAGCGGTTCCGCTGTGGGGGCCATCTCGAGTGCCAACGACTTCGCCGCCCAGATCGAGGTGGGCGAACTCCGAGCGCTCGGTATCTCCTCGGCGACACCTCTCGAGGAGATTCCCACCCAGACCTTCATCGAACAGGGAGTGGACGTGTCCATGTCGAACTGGCGCGGGCTGGTCGCCCCACCGGACATCCCGGACGAGGTCCGTGACGAACTGATCGCGATCCTCACGGAGATGCGCGACACCGAGGAGTGGCGCGACACCCTCGACCGCAATGACTGGACCGACTCGTTCATGGCAGGCGAACAGTTCGAGCGGTTCCTCGACGCCGAAGTCGCGTCGACCGAAGAGATCATCAAGGAGTTGGGCCAGTGA
- a CDS encoding tripartite tricarboxylate transporter TctB family protein: MSTSTDPASTAVPHAQPGSRTRWWRKRTELGFAAGILAIAAFMIVQIVQMDVPDGAGTPGPQFFPGLVAAFLVLTGGLLAVNVIRNPRHTEATSTMGQLSTDMLEDLAAIDHPGETRAASGTTRTEDADPSQESDAPTGTPPPPSAVGTGYVPVDYRTIGIVLGGLVAFALTLQPVGWLVTASALFWVVSYALGSRRPLFDVAVSVIFASVIQIAFSAGLGLGLPPGILEGVLPWSN, translated from the coding sequence GTGAGTACCTCGACCGACCCGGCGAGCACCGCGGTTCCGCATGCTCAGCCGGGCAGCAGAACGCGCTGGTGGCGCAAACGGACCGAGTTGGGCTTCGCCGCCGGCATCCTGGCGATCGCCGCCTTCATGATCGTGCAGATCGTCCAGATGGACGTCCCCGACGGAGCAGGAACCCCCGGGCCGCAGTTCTTCCCCGGCCTGGTCGCCGCGTTCCTGGTGCTCACCGGTGGGCTGCTGGCGGTCAACGTCATCCGCAACCCTCGGCACACCGAGGCCACCTCGACGATGGGCCAGCTGTCCACCGACATGCTCGAGGATCTGGCCGCGATCGACCACCCCGGTGAGACCCGGGCGGCTAGCGGCACGACCCGAACGGAGGACGCGGATCCCTCACAGGAGTCCGATGCCCCCACCGGTACGCCACCACCGCCCTCGGCCGTCGGCACGGGATACGTGCCCGTCGACTACCGCACCATCGGGATCGTGCTCGGCGGGCTCGTGGCGTTCGCGCTCACGCTCCAACCGGTCGGCTGGCTGGTCACCGCCAGCGCGCTGTTCTGGGTGGTCAGCTACGCCCTGGGCAGTAGACGCCCACTGTTCGACGTCGCCGTCTCGGTGATCTTCGCGTCCGTCATCCAGATCGCCTTCTCGGCCGGTCTCGGGCTGGGTCTGCCCCCCGGCATCCTGGAAGGAGTACTGCCATGGAGCAACTGA
- a CDS encoding tripartite tricarboxylate transporter permease, with amino-acid sequence MEQLSLLGEGLAGVLTPMNLTLLLIGAVLGTAVGVLPGLGSAMAVALLLPVTFTLDPTGAFIMFASIYFGGLFGDSTSGILLNTPGNSSAIATTFEGHRMALDGRAAKALGISAIGAFTGGMIACACVVMLSPYLILLARAFSSPEYFALAVFAFVAISAVVAESVVRGLAALGLGLALALVGTDSMTGTQRFTLENPALFEGISIIVITVGLLALGEVLHQASRIHRETLTGGPVKTEGSPFPTRKEMRRIVPAFLRGTAFGLPFGTIPVGGSEVPTFLAYGTEKALAKRRNDPDFGTRGALQGVAAPEAAGNATAGSAMGALLVLGLPTSATAAMMLAAFQQYGMQPGPLLFETSAALVWPLLASLFVGLIILLIINLPFAAVWAKLLLIPRHYLYAGVTVIAMLGTYAISSSTLDLWMVIAIGVVGFLMRRYSIPLAPVLIAAILGPLAEIELRRSLAQSEGDVAILFSSHITIVLYALLAAAVAASIIQHTRHRRRRTVLAAR; translated from the coding sequence ATGGAGCAACTGAGCCTCCTGGGCGAGGGCCTGGCCGGGGTCCTGACCCCGATGAACCTCACCCTCCTGCTGATCGGTGCCGTCCTCGGTACCGCTGTGGGTGTCCTGCCCGGACTCGGCTCCGCGATGGCGGTCGCCCTGCTCCTCCCGGTCACCTTCACACTCGATCCGACCGGCGCCTTCATCATGTTCGCCAGCATCTACTTCGGCGGACTGTTCGGTGACTCGACCTCGGGGATCCTGCTCAACACCCCGGGCAACTCGTCGGCCATAGCGACGACGTTCGAGGGCCACCGGATGGCCTTGGACGGCCGGGCCGCCAAAGCACTGGGCATCTCGGCGATCGGCGCCTTCACCGGCGGCATGATCGCGTGTGCCTGCGTGGTCATGCTCTCCCCCTACCTGATCCTGCTCGCGCGGGCGTTCTCGTCACCGGAGTACTTCGCGCTCGCCGTCTTCGCCTTCGTCGCCATCTCGGCGGTCGTCGCCGAGTCCGTCGTGCGGGGTCTCGCCGCACTCGGGCTGGGGCTCGCGCTCGCGCTGGTCGGCACCGACTCGATGACCGGCACCCAACGCTTCACACTCGAGAACCCGGCCCTGTTCGAGGGCATCTCGATCATCGTGATCACCGTCGGCCTGCTGGCTCTCGGTGAGGTACTGCACCAGGCGTCGCGGATCCACCGCGAGACCCTGACCGGCGGACCGGTGAAGACCGAGGGCTCACCGTTCCCGACGCGCAAGGAGATGCGCAGGATCGTCCCCGCCTTCCTCCGCGGCACCGCATTCGGTCTCCCCTTCGGCACGATCCCCGTCGGCGGCTCCGAGGTTCCCACGTTCCTCGCCTACGGAACCGAGAAGGCTCTGGCCAAGCGGCGGAATGACCCCGACTTCGGTACCCGCGGAGCGCTCCAGGGCGTCGCCGCGCCCGAGGCCGCCGGCAACGCCACCGCGGGCAGCGCGATGGGCGCGCTGCTCGTCCTGGGACTGCCGACCTCGGCGACGGCCGCGATGATGCTGGCCGCGTTCCAGCAATACGGGATGCAGCCCGGTCCCCTACTGTTCGAGACGAGCGCCGCGCTGGTCTGGCCGCTGCTCGCCAGCCTGTTCGTCGGTCTGATCATCCTGTTGATCATCAACCTGCCGTTCGCCGCGGTCTGGGCGAAGCTACTCCTGATCCCTCGCCACTATCTGTACGCCGGGGTCACCGTCATCGCGATGCTCGGCACCTACGCGATCTCCTCCTCCACGCTGGACCTCTGGATGGTGATCGCGATCGGAGTGGTGGGATTCCTGATGCGGCGGTACTCGATCCCGCTGGCCCCGGTCCTGATCGCCGCGATCCTCGGCCCACTGGCGGAGATAGAACTGCGTCGGTCACTGGCGCAGTCCGAGGGTGATGTGGCGATCCTGTTCTCCTCGCACATCACCATCGTGCTGTACGCGCTGCTGGCCGCAGCGGTGGCCGCGAGCATCATCCAGCACACCCGCCATCGTCGCCGCAGGACCGTGCTCGCCGCACGGTAG
- a CDS encoding glycosyltransferase family 2 protein, with translation MRISVVVPVLDDAHELAGCLVALRSQTRLPDEIVVVDNGCADNSVDVAREAGARVVAEAVRGIPSAAATGYDSATGDVIARLDADSRPGPDWTARIERAFAEDPELVAISGPGEFIGLSGWRARAAQLLYMDAYFFSVGAAMAHPVLFGSNLAMRREAWHRARDGVNRSDPELHDDIDLSFQFGAGDRLRVDRTLTVGISARPFDDPAAMRRRFSRAFRTIARNWRASPPSQRWMERVQR, from the coding sequence ATGCGCATCTCCGTGGTCGTCCCCGTCCTCGACGACGCTCACGAACTCGCGGGGTGCCTGGTCGCTCTCCGCTCTCAGACCCGGCTACCCGATGAGATCGTGGTGGTGGACAACGGCTGCGCCGACAACAGCGTCGATGTGGCCCGCGAGGCCGGTGCCCGTGTGGTCGCCGAGGCCGTGCGCGGCATCCCCTCGGCCGCCGCCACCGGCTATGACTCGGCCACCGGCGACGTGATCGCCCGACTGGATGCGGACTCCCGCCCCGGCCCGGACTGGACGGCACGGATCGAGCGCGCCTTCGCCGAGGACCCGGAGCTCGTCGCGATCTCCGGCCCGGGCGAGTTCATCGGACTGAGCGGCTGGCGGGCCCGCGCCGCGCAGTTGCTCTACATGGACGCGTACTTCTTCTCCGTGGGCGCGGCTATGGCTCACCCGGTGCTGTTCGGGTCGAATCTGGCGATGCGTCGCGAGGCGTGGCATCGCGCCCGCGACGGGGTCAACCGATCCGATCCGGAGTTGCACGACGACATCGACCTGTCGTTCCAGTTCGGGGCCGGCGACCGGCTCCGGGTGGACCGCACCTTGACCGTGGGTATCTCAGCGCGCCCGTTCGATGATCCCGCCGCGATGCGCAGGCGCTTCTCCAGGGCGTTCCGGACGATCGCCCGCAACTGGCGCGCCAGCCCGCCCTCGCAGCGCTGGATGGAGCGCGTCCAGCGCTGA
- a CDS encoding prenyltransferase translates to MTSLYTTLNLTMSIPVVAVALLAAWRLRGAEKRRWLIGVGGALLILMILTAVFDNIMISAGLVAYDDELTSGIRLGVAPIEDFAYAVAAAVFVPSVWALLTAAPRVGAEVGNPTVSGRGDASLARASDHGDDDEVRTPERPAAPGLLTTLFWSSRPVSWVNTAAPFALAYFLATGGFDLIGVIGTFFFLVPYNLAMYGINDVFDYESDLRNPRKGGVEGSVLERSRHTATLVASAVTTVPFLVYLVLVGSWESSLWLAASAFAVIAYSAKGLRFKEIPFLDSVTSAFHFVSPAIVGWTIAGEELTGGVWACLIAFMLWGAASQAFGAIQDVRFDREAGLKSVATVLGARAAVWFALACYAAAVVVLLAAAPWPASGAAFAILPYLATVAAYVRVTDADAERTNEGWKRFLVLNMLAGFCVTQIVLWSVLVWS, encoded by the coding sequence GTGACCAGCCTGTACACGACCCTCAACCTCACCATGTCCATCCCCGTGGTGGCCGTCGCCCTCCTCGCGGCCTGGCGCCTGCGCGGGGCCGAGAAACGCCGGTGGCTGATCGGGGTGGGCGGCGCGCTGCTGATCCTCATGATCCTCACCGCGGTCTTCGACAACATCATGATCTCGGCCGGTCTCGTGGCCTACGACGACGAGCTGACCAGCGGAATCCGCCTGGGCGTCGCGCCCATCGAGGACTTCGCCTACGCCGTGGCCGCGGCCGTGTTCGTCCCGTCGGTGTGGGCGCTGCTCACCGCCGCCCCGCGCGTCGGGGCCGAGGTGGGGAATCCGACGGTGTCGGGTCGGGGGGACGCCTCGCTGGCGCGCGCCTCGGATCATGGTGACGACGACGAGGTCCGCACCCCCGAGCGGCCTGCGGCACCCGGCCTGCTGACCACGCTGTTCTGGTCGTCCCGGCCGGTGTCGTGGGTCAACACCGCCGCGCCGTTCGCGCTGGCGTACTTCCTGGCCACCGGGGGGTTCGACCTCATCGGCGTGATCGGCACGTTCTTCTTCCTGGTGCCGTACAACCTCGCGATGTACGGGATCAATGACGTCTTCGACTACGAGTCGGACCTGCGCAACCCGCGCAAGGGCGGGGTCGAGGGTTCCGTGCTCGAGCGGTCCCGCCACACCGCCACGCTCGTGGCCTCCGCCGTGACCACCGTGCCGTTCCTCGTGTACCTGGTGCTGGTGGGCTCGTGGGAGTCGTCACTGTGGCTCGCCGCGAGCGCGTTCGCCGTGATCGCGTACAGCGCCAAGGGGCTGCGGTTCAAGGAGATCCCGTTCCTGGACTCGGTCACCTCCGCGTTCCACTTCGTCTCCCCGGCGATCGTCGGCTGGACCATCGCCGGTGAGGAGCTGACCGGGGGAGTGTGGGCGTGCCTGATCGCCTTCATGCTGTGGGGCGCCGCCTCGCAGGCCTTCGGGGCCATCCAGGACGTGCGGTTCGACCGCGAGGCGGGCCTCAAGTCCGTCGCCACCGTGCTCGGGGCACGGGCCGCGGTGTGGTTCGCGCTGGCCTGCTACGCCGCCGCGGTGGTGGTCCTTCTGGCCGCGGCACCGTGGCCCGCCTCCGGGGCCGCGTTCGCGATCCTGCCGTACCTGGCCACCGTGGCGGCCTACGTCAGGGTCACCGACGCCGACGCCGAGCGCACCAACGAGGGGTGGAAGCGTTTCCTGGTGCTCAACATGTTGGCCGGCTTCTGTGTGACCCAGATCGTCCTGTGGTCGGTGCTCGTCTGGTCCTGA
- a CDS encoding lycopene cyclase domain-containing protein, translated as MIGLAYLLVQVVSFAGILVIDHRWKLAAFRAPAAAALAVTASVALLLTWDVLGVRSGVFFRGQTDFMTGLTVAPEIPFEEVVFLAFLSHLALVCAAGVSRAVEHRSRVSRTSHDSGVARTTGERR; from the coding sequence GTGATCGGGCTGGCCTATCTCCTGGTCCAGGTGGTCTCGTTCGCCGGCATCCTGGTGATCGATCATCGCTGGAAACTGGCGGCGTTCCGCGCGCCCGCCGCCGCGGCGCTCGCCGTCACCGCCTCTGTGGCGCTCCTACTCACCTGGGACGTCCTCGGCGTGCGCAGCGGCGTGTTCTTCCGCGGTCAGACCGACTTCATGACCGGGCTGACCGTGGCGCCGGAGATCCCGTTCGAGGAGGTCGTGTTCCTGGCGTTCCTGTCCCACCTCGCGCTGGTGTGCGCGGCGGGCGTCTCGCGCGCGGTCGAGCACCGATCGCGGGTCTCTCGGACCTCCCACGATTCCGGCGTCGCCCGGACGACGGGGGAGCGCCGGTGA
- the crtI gene encoding phytoene desaturase family protein codes for MSARSLLGSGARALTGRLPGAHARRPAPDGPVVVVGGGIAGLATAALLAREGRDVTLVEAMDEVGGRAGSWSADGFRFDTGPSWYLMPEVFDHFFRLCGSSAAEQLDLVRLDPGYRVYFEGLTDPVDIRSDREASQALFESLEPGAGSALGRYLDSARTTYDLALRRFLYTNFTSYPALVRPDVLARSGALVARLVQPLHSFVSRRFTDRRIQQILGYPAVFLGSSPYLAPSIYHLMSHLDLTDGVLYPRGGFTEVIAAVRRVAEAQGVRIHTGTEAVELTTSEGGSNGGTVGARARVTGVRVRDRTGAERTLPAGLVVGAADLHHLETRWLPEKLRTYPQSYWDSKMPGPGALLMLLGVKGELPQLAHHTLLFTDRWEEGFDAIFGDSTHIPDPASLYVCRPSATDDEGAGIAPAGHENLFVLVPIPADPGLGHGGVGGAGDATIEAAADQAIAQIADWTGIPDLAERVVVRRTIAPADLEDDLGAWRGTALGPAHTLAQSAFFRTRNVSRHVDGLYYAGASTIPGIGLPMCLISAELVLKHVRGDTRTAPVAEPGGGTVFDRTVIDRAVSDNSASGPSVSDR; via the coding sequence ATGAGCGCCCGGAGTCTCCTCGGGTCGGGCGCCCGCGCACTGACCGGCCGACTGCCCGGCGCGCACGCGCGCCGTCCTGCCCCGGACGGACCCGTCGTGGTGGTGGGCGGCGGGATCGCCGGCCTGGCCACTGCCGCGCTGCTCGCTCGCGAGGGTCGCGACGTCACGCTGGTCGAGGCCATGGACGAGGTGGGCGGTCGCGCCGGCAGCTGGTCGGCCGACGGGTTCCGGTTCGACACCGGCCCGTCCTGGTACCTGATGCCCGAGGTGTTCGACCACTTCTTCCGGCTCTGCGGCTCCTCCGCCGCCGAGCAACTGGACCTGGTCCGCCTGGATCCCGGCTACCGCGTCTACTTCGAGGGCCTCACCGACCCGGTCGACATCCGCTCGGACCGCGAGGCGTCGCAGGCGCTGTTCGAGTCGCTCGAGCCGGGTGCCGGTTCCGCGCTGGGCAGGTACCTCGACTCGGCCAGGACCACCTACGACCTGGCCCTGCGCCGGTTCCTCTACACCAACTTCACCTCCTACCCGGCCCTGGTGCGGCCGGACGTGCTGGCCCGCTCGGGTGCGCTGGTGGCGCGGCTCGTGCAGCCGTTGCATTCCTTCGTCTCCCGCCGCTTCACCGATCGCCGGATCCAGCAGATCCTGGGATACCCGGCCGTGTTCCTGGGTTCCTCGCCGTACCTGGCGCCCTCGATCTACCACCTGATGAGCCACCTCGACCTCACCGACGGGGTGCTGTACCCGCGCGGAGGGTTCACCGAGGTCATCGCCGCCGTCCGGCGGGTGGCCGAGGCGCAGGGGGTGCGCATCCACACCGGCACCGAGGCGGTGGAACTCACCACCTCCGAGGGCGGATCGAACGGCGGGACCGTCGGAGCCCGGGCCCGGGTGACCGGCGTCCGGGTGCGTGACCGGACCGGTGCCGAGCGGACGCTGCCCGCCGGCCTCGTCGTCGGCGCTGCCGACCTGCACCACCTCGAGACCCGGTGGCTCCCGGAGAAGCTCCGCACCTACCCGCAGTCCTACTGGGACTCGAAGATGCCCGGACCCGGCGCTCTGCTCATGCTGCTCGGCGTGAAGGGCGAGCTGCCGCAGTTGGCGCACCACACCCTGCTGTTCACCGATCGGTGGGAGGAGGGCTTCGACGCCATCTTCGGCGACTCCACCCACATCCCCGATCCGGCCTCGCTCTACGTGTGCCGGCCCAGCGCGACCGATGACGAGGGTGCCGGCATCGCTCCCGCCGGGCACGAGAACCTCTTCGTCCTGGTCCCCATCCCCGCCGATCCGGGCCTCGGCCACGGCGGAGTGGGCGGCGCCGGTGACGCGACCATCGAGGCGGCAGCCGACCAGGCGATCGCCCAGATCGCCGACTGGACCGGCATCCCGGATCTGGCCGAGCGGGTGGTGGTCCGCCGCACCATCGCGCCGGCCGATCTGGAGGACGACCTCGGTGCGTGGCGCGGCACCGCCCTCGGCCCCGCCCACACGCTGGCGCAGAGCGCGTTCTTCCGGACCCGCAACGTCTCCAGGCACGTCGACGGTCTCTACTACGCGGGGGCGTCCACCATTCCCGGGATCGGGTTGCCGATGTGCCTGATCAGCGCCGAGCTGGTGCTCAAACACGTCCGCGGCGACACGAGAACGGCCCCGGTGGCGGAACCCGGCGGCGGCACGGTGTTCGATAGAACCGTGATCGACAGAGCTGTGTCCGATAATTCGGCGTCCGGCCCATCGGTGTCCGACAGGTGA
- a CDS encoding phytoene/squalene synthase family protein: MTPQSPHAEFTEAARKCSDVILRRYSTSFALACRLLAPATRPHVAAIYAWARVGDEVVDGAMDDPVAARELIADARRRTHRAVERGLDPDPITHAFADTARRFGIGARLIDPFYDSMEADLEVTEHTEESLRRYIHGSAEVIGEMCLRTFAGGGLGDDDEMAAGARALGSAFQKVNFLRDIREDSLELGRNYLPGRDPRALTDRDLAELANDVDADLRIARASIEGIPGRDRLAVLAAHDLFAELNDRLRAAGAAGVSAGRVRVPNPVKLAVIGRAASGRGRSGAVRGRAVVR, from the coding sequence ATGACCCCGCAGAGCCCGCACGCCGAGTTCACGGAGGCTGCCCGCAAGTGCAGCGACGTGATCCTGCGCCGGTACTCCACCTCGTTCGCCCTGGCCTGCCGGCTGCTGGCGCCGGCCACCCGGCCGCACGTCGCCGCGATCTACGCGTGGGCCCGGGTCGGGGACGAGGTCGTCGACGGAGCGATGGACGACCCTGTCGCGGCCCGCGAGCTCATCGCCGACGCCCGCCGACGGACCCACCGCGCGGTCGAGCGCGGCCTCGACCCGGACCCGATCACCCACGCCTTCGCCGACACCGCCCGTCGGTTCGGGATCGGTGCCCGGTTGATCGACCCGTTCTACGACTCCATGGAGGCGGACCTGGAGGTCACCGAGCACACCGAGGAGTCGTTGCGCCGGTACATCCACGGTTCGGCGGAGGTGATCGGGGAGATGTGTCTGCGGACGTTCGCCGGTGGGGGACTGGGTGACGACGACGAGATGGCCGCCGGAGCGCGCGCGCTCGGTTCTGCGTTCCAGAAGGTCAACTTCCTCCGGGACATCCGGGAGGACTCTCTGGAACTCGGTCGCAACTACCTGCCGGGACGTGACCCGCGGGCGCTGACCGACCGGGACCTCGCCGAACTCGCCAACGACGTGGACGCGGACCTGCGCATCGCCCGCGCCTCGATCGAGGGCATCCCCGGGCGGGACCGGCTCGCGGTGCTGGCCGCTCACGACCTGTTCGCCGAGCTCAACGACCGCCTCCGGGCGGCCGGCGCGGCCGGGGTGAGTGCGGGCCGCGTCCGGGTGCCCAACCCGGTCAAGCTCGCCGTGATCGGCCGGGCCGCCTCGGGTCGGGGACGATCCGGCGCGGTGCGCGGACGGGCGGTCGTGCGATGA
- a CDS encoding polyprenyl synthetase family protein, which translates to MTLASVTAAQRMTSRDLPEGLGPAVDDWVADLDHTTRSGKGMRSALFDVVYTHAGGDDEAVRAAACQALELLHEAFLVHDDVADGDDHRRGRPNLQGRTTARAADSGLPRETAAHVGMVGGLLGGDLLLVAAMGEFARLPVSAQVLHRAMAEVERAVVASIVGEYADVHGAAHGEPTTQERALAIGAAKTAAYSVTLPLVLGVVLAGGPEELIPPLRETGRHLGTAYQVIDDVLGVFGDPAVTGKSNEGDLVRRAPTVLLAFASATEEWPRIDTALGGTGFGRARAERVHPDRADSDRADPGRAHPDPATARSLLAECGAREHALGLAEDLVTAARAALDSPAVPHDLRGALDTHLATALERTR; encoded by the coding sequence ATGACACTGGCTTCGGTAACCGCCGCCCAGCGGATGACCTCTCGTGACCTTCCCGAGGGCCTGGGCCCCGCCGTCGACGACTGGGTGGCGGACCTCGACCACACCACCCGATCCGGCAAGGGCATGCGGTCCGCGCTGTTCGACGTCGTCTACACGCACGCCGGCGGGGACGACGAGGCGGTGCGCGCCGCAGCCTGTCAGGCGCTCGAACTCCTCCACGAGGCGTTCCTCGTCCACGATGACGTGGCCGACGGCGACGACCACCGGAGAGGCCGGCCGAACCTGCAGGGGCGCACCACGGCGCGCGCCGCCGACTCGGGTCTACCCCGTGAGACCGCTGCGCACGTCGGAATGGTGGGGGGACTCCTCGGCGGGGACCTCCTGCTGGTGGCCGCGATGGGGGAGTTCGCGCGACTGCCCGTGTCGGCTCAGGTGCTGCACCGCGCCATGGCGGAGGTCGAGCGGGCGGTGGTGGCCTCCATCGTCGGGGAGTACGCGGACGTGCACGGGGCGGCCCACGGCGAGCCGACCACGCAGGAGCGCGCGCTGGCGATCGGCGCCGCCAAGACCGCGGCCTACTCCGTGACCCTGCCGTTGGTGCTGGGCGTGGTGCTGGCCGGGGGGCCGGAGGAGTTGATCCCCCCGCTTCGTGAGACCGGCCGTCACCTGGGGACCGCGTATCAGGTGATCGATGACGTCCTCGGCGTCTTCGGCGACCCGGCGGTGACCGGCAAGTCCAACGAGGGTGATCTGGTGCGCCGGGCCCCCACGGTGCTGCTCGCGTTCGCCTCCGCCACCGAGGAATGGCCGCGAATCGACACCGCGCTCGGTGGTACCGGATTCGGCCGTGCCCGCGCTGAGCGTGTCCACCCGGACCGTGCTGACTCCGATCGTGCTGACCCCGGTCGTGCCCACCCGGATCCGGCGACCGCGCGGTCGCTCCTGGCCGAGTGCGGCGCCCGAGAGCACGCGTTGGGGCTCGCCGAGGACCTGGTGACCGCCGCCCGCGCCGCACTGGACTCCCCGGCCGTCCCGCACGACCTTCGGGGCGCGCTCGACACCCACCTGGCCACCGCCCTCGAGAGGACCCGATGA
- a CDS encoding YajQ family cyclic di-GMP-binding protein — MASESSFDIVSEFDRQEVDNALNQAAKELGTRYDFRGTDTGIEWKGDDAVEIVADSEDRVMAAKDVFIEKLVRRGLSMKALEVGEPMPSGKGFRLVGTLKQGIDKENAKKITKLLRDEGPKGVKAQIQGEEIRVSSKKRDDLQECMQLLKKADLEVALQFTNYR; from the coding sequence ATGGCCTCGGAGTCCTCGTTCGACATCGTCTCGGAGTTCGACCGCCAGGAGGTGGACAACGCCCTCAACCAGGCCGCCAAGGAGCTGGGGACCCGCTACGACTTCCGCGGCACCGACACCGGCATCGAGTGGAAGGGCGACGACGCGGTGGAGATCGTCGCGGACTCCGAGGACCGTGTGATGGCCGCCAAGGACGTGTTCATCGAGAAGCTGGTCCGCCGGGGCCTGAGCATGAAGGCGCTGGAGGTGGGTGAGCCGATGCCGTCGGGCAAGGGGTTCCGCCTGGTCGGCACCCTCAAGCAGGGCATCGACAAGGAGAACGCCAAGAAGATCACCAAGCTCCTGCGCGACGAGGGCCCCAAGGGCGTCAAGGCGCAGATCCAGGGCGAGGAGATCCGGGTGTCGTCCAAGAAGCGCGACGACCTGCAGGAGTGCATGCAGCTGCTCAAGAAGGCCGACCTCGAGGTCGCGCTGCAGTTCACCAACTACCGGTAG